From one Bacteroides intestinalis DSM 17393 genomic stretch:
- a CDS encoding electron transfer flavoprotein subunit beta/FixA family protein, whose amino-acid sequence MSLKIVVLAKQVPDTRNVGKDAMKADGTINRAALPAIFNPEDLNALEQALRLKDAHPGSTVTILTMGPGRAAEIIREGLFRGADNGYLLTDRAFAGADTLATSYALATAIKKIGEYDIIIGGRQAIDGDTAQVGPQVAEKLGLTQITYAEEILNVEKTTGRVVVKRHIDGGVETVEGPLPIVITVNGSAAPCRPRNAKLVQKYKRALGAQEKAAITKEGAILPYADLYEKYPYLNITEWSVADVNGDLKQCGLSGSPTKVKAIQNISFQAKESRTLTGSDQDVEDLIVELLANHTIG is encoded by the coding sequence ATGAGTTTGAAAATCGTAGTATTGGCTAAACAAGTTCCCGACACACGTAATGTTGGGAAAGATGCCATGAAAGCCGACGGAACCATTAACCGTGCGGCACTCCCCGCCATCTTCAACCCCGAAGACTTGAACGCTCTTGAGCAAGCCCTCAGACTGAAAGATGCACACCCGGGCTCTACCGTAACCATCCTGACAATGGGACCGGGACGCGCAGCCGAAATTATTCGTGAAGGATTGTTCCGCGGTGCCGACAATGGTTATCTGTTGACTGACCGTGCTTTTGCTGGTGCAGATACCCTTGCCACTTCGTACGCCCTTGCCACTGCCATCAAGAAGATAGGCGAGTATGACATCATCATCGGCGGACGCCAGGCTATTGACGGTGACACAGCTCAAGTGGGTCCGCAAGTTGCTGAAAAGCTCGGTCTGACACAAATTACTTATGCCGAAGAAATTCTGAACGTGGAGAAAACGACCGGACGTGTTGTAGTGAAACGTCATATCGACGGTGGTGTGGAAACAGTAGAAGGTCCTCTACCTATCGTGATCACTGTGAATGGAAGTGCAGCCCCCTGCCGCCCACGCAACGCTAAGTTGGTACAGAAGTACAAACGTGCTCTCGGTGCACAGGAAAAAGCTGCTATCACCAAGGAAGGTGCTATTCTGCCTTATGCCGACCTCTACGAGAAGTACCCTTATCTGAACATCACCGAATGGAGTGTGGCCGATGTCAACGGTGATTTGAAACAATGCGGCCTCAGTGGCTCGCCTACCAAAGTGAAAGCCATTCAGAACATCTCCTTCCAAGCCAAGGAAAGCCGTACGCTGACCGGAAGCGACCAGGATGTAGAAGATCTTATTGTTGAACTACTCGCCAATCATACGATTGGCTAA
- a CDS encoding chaperone modulator CbpM: protein MQNELIIVSEYCRKCHIEPSFIDLLQEGGLIEVMTEGGERYLTFTQLPDIERYSRMYYDLSINIEGIDAIHHLLQRMEEMQNELHELRSQLRLFR, encoded by the coding sequence ATGCAGAATGAATTAATCATAGTCAGCGAGTATTGTCGCAAATGCCACATTGAACCGTCGTTTATCGATTTGTTACAGGAAGGTGGCCTGATAGAAGTAATGACCGAGGGTGGGGAACGCTATCTGACGTTTACTCAATTACCGGACATAGAACGTTACAGCCGTATGTATTATGACTTATCCATCAACATTGAAGGAATTGATGCCATCCATCACCTGTTGCAGCGTATGGAAGAGATGCAGAATGAACTTCATGAGTTACGCAGTCAGTTGAGACTGTTCCGGTAA
- a CDS encoding C1 family peptidase, producing the protein MKKSILIATLGLLSFNVSAQDTPKSDEGFIFTTVKENPITSVKNQNRSSTCWSFSALGFLESELLRMGKGEYDLSEMFVVHHTMVDRGVNYARYHGDSSFSPGGSFYDIMYCLKNYGLVPQEAMPGIMYGDTLPVHNELDAVAGAYMNAIAKGKLTKLTPVWKQGLSAIYDTYLGKCPETFTYQGKEYTPKTFAESLGINPDDYVSLTSFTHHPFYTQMNIEIQDNWRNGLSYNLPLMEFMSVIDNAVNNGYTVAWGSDVSETGFTRDGIAVMPDADRGAELTGSDMARWTGLTAADKRKELTSRPLPEITVTQEMRQTAFDNWETTDDHGMLIYGIAKDQNGKEYYMVKNSWGTNNKYKGTWYASKPFVAYKTINILVHKDAVPKALLKKLGIK; encoded by the coding sequence ATGAAAAAGTCAATACTTATTGCCACTTTGGGCTTATTGAGTTTCAATGTGTCAGCACAAGACACTCCGAAATCAGACGAAGGTTTCATCTTCACAACCGTTAAAGAGAATCCTATTACTTCTGTTAAAAATCAAAATCGTTCAAGTACATGCTGGAGTTTTTCGGCTTTGGGTTTCCTTGAAAGTGAGTTGCTGCGTATGGGCAAAGGAGAGTATGATTTATCCGAAATGTTTGTAGTACACCACACAATGGTAGACCGTGGCGTGAATTATGCACGTTACCACGGCGACAGTTCTTTCTCACCGGGCGGAAGCTTTTATGACATTATGTATTGCCTGAAAAACTACGGTCTCGTTCCGCAAGAAGCTATGCCGGGAATTATGTATGGCGATACACTGCCTGTACACAATGAATTGGATGCCGTAGCCGGTGCTTACATGAATGCAATAGCTAAAGGCAAACTGACGAAACTGACTCCGGTTTGGAAACAGGGATTATCTGCTATTTACGATACTTACCTGGGTAAATGTCCCGAAACGTTCACTTATCAAGGAAAAGAATATACTCCGAAGACATTTGCAGAATCTCTCGGCATCAATCCGGATGATTATGTATCACTGACTTCATTCACTCACCATCCGTTCTATACTCAGATGAACATTGAAATCCAAGATAACTGGCGTAATGGACTTTCTTACAACTTGCCTTTGATGGAATTCATGTCTGTTATTGACAATGCTGTTAATAACGGTTATACTGTAGCCTGGGGTAGCGACGTAAGCGAAACAGGTTTTACTCGTGACGGTATTGCAGTGATGCCCGACGCAGATCGTGGTGCTGAACTCACCGGTTCGGATATGGCACGCTGGACAGGTCTTACTGCTGCCGACAAACGTAAAGAACTGACTTCACGTCCATTGCCGGAAATCACTGTAACTCAGGAAATGCGTCAAACAGCATTCGACAATTGGGAAACAACCGACGACCATGGCATGCTTATCTATGGTATCGCTAAAGATCAAAATGGCAAGGAATACTATATGGTGAAGAATTCATGGGGTACAAACAACAAATACAAAGGTACCTGGTATGCTTCTAAACCTTTCGTAGCTTACAAGACTATCAATATACTGGTACACAAAGATGCAGTGCCTAAGGCGCTGTTGAAAAAGCTGGGGATTAAATAA
- a CDS encoding electron transfer flavoprotein subunit alpha/FixB family protein → MNNVFVYCELEGTVVAEVSLELLTKGRKLANQLGCQLEAVVAGTNLAGIEKQVLPFGVDRLHIFDAPGLFPYTSLPHSSVLINLFKEEKPQICLMGATVIGRDLGPRVSSALTSGLTADCTSLEIGEHEDKKEGKVYENLLYQIRPAFGGNIVATIVNPEHRPQMATVREGVMKKEILDTNYQGEVINHDVAKYVPTTDYVVKVIDRHVEKAKHNLKGAPIVVAGGYGMGSREGFNMLFELAKELHAEVGGSRAAVDAGFCDHDRQIGQTGVTVRPKLYIACGISGQIQHIAGMQESGIIISINNDENAPINTIADYVINGTVEEVIPKMIKYYKENSK, encoded by the coding sequence ATGAATAACGTATTTGTATATTGTGAGCTTGAAGGCACTGTAGTTGCCGAAGTAAGTCTCGAACTCCTTACCAAAGGACGCAAGTTAGCTAACCAACTGGGCTGCCAACTGGAAGCCGTTGTTGCCGGTACTAACCTTGCAGGAATCGAAAAACAAGTATTGCCCTTCGGTGTCGACCGTCTGCACATCTTCGATGCTCCGGGCTTGTTCCCTTATACTTCACTGCCCCACTCTTCCGTACTCATCAATCTGTTTAAAGAAGAAAAGCCGCAAATCTGCCTGATGGGCGCCACCGTTATCGGTCGTGACCTTGGGCCACGTGTTTCTTCTGCGCTAACCAGCGGACTGACCGCCGACTGTACTTCACTGGAAATCGGCGAGCATGAAGATAAGAAAGAAGGCAAAGTATACGAAAACTTGCTGTACCAGATTCGTCCCGCATTCGGCGGTAACATCGTGGCAACCATCGTCAACCCCGAACACCGCCCGCAGATGGCTACTGTTCGCGAAGGCGTGATGAAGAAGGAAATTCTCGACACCAACTATCAGGGCGAAGTCATCAACCACGACGTTGCCAAATATGTGCCTACTACGGACTATGTAGTGAAGGTTATCGACCGCCATGTAGAGAAAGCAAAGCACAACCTGAAAGGCGCTCCGATTGTCGTAGCCGGTGGTTACGGTATGGGGAGCCGCGAAGGTTTCAATATGCTGTTTGAACTGGCCAAGGAACTGCATGCCGAAGTAGGCGGCAGCCGCGCAGCCGTTGATGCAGGTTTCTGCGATCACGACCGCCAAATTGGACAGACAGGTGTAACAGTTCGCCCCAAACTGTATATCGCTTGCGGTATCTCGGGACAAATCCAGCACATTGCCGGTATGCAAGAAAGTGGTATTATCATCTCTATCAATAATGATGAGAATGCTCCTATTAACACCATTGCCGATTATGTAATTAACGGTACGGTAGAAGAAGTCATTCCGAAGATGATTAAATACTATAAAGAAAACAGTAAATAA
- a CDS encoding DnaJ C-terminal domain-containing protein encodes MAYIDYYQVLGVDKTASQDDIKKAFRKLARKYHPDLNPNDSSAKDKFQAINEANEVLSDPEKRKKYDEYGEHWKHADEFEAQKRARQEASAGGFGGFGGGSGAGYGTDGGSYWYSSDGQEFSGHGGGFSDFFESMFGNRGRGGANAGFRGQDYHADLNLSLRDAAQTHKQVLTVNGKNVRITIPAGVANGQVIKLKGYGGEGVNGGPAGDLYITFVIADDLVFKRLGDDLYVDVPIDLYTAILGGDQLVDTLDGKVKLKVKPETQNGTKARLKGKGFPVYKKEGQFGDLIVTYSVKLPTNLTEEQKELFRKLQSMN; translated from the coding sequence ATGGCTTATATAGATTATTATCAAGTCCTTGGGGTAGATAAGACGGCAAGCCAGGATGATATAAAGAAAGCATTCCGTAAATTGGCACGCAAATATCATCCTGATCTGAATCCGAACGATTCTTCTGCCAAGGATAAATTTCAGGCAATTAATGAAGCAAATGAAGTGCTGAGTGATCCTGAAAAGCGTAAAAAATACGATGAGTATGGTGAGCACTGGAAGCATGCTGATGAATTTGAGGCACAAAAGCGTGCCCGTCAGGAGGCGAGTGCCGGTGGATTTGGAGGCTTTGGCGGCGGCTCGGGTGCAGGATATGGTACGGATGGTGGCTCTTACTGGTATTCATCCGATGGACAGGAATTTTCCGGTCATGGTGGCGGCTTCTCCGATTTCTTTGAATCTATGTTCGGAAACCGGGGGCGTGGAGGTGCTAATGCAGGCTTCCGTGGACAGGATTACCATGCAGATTTAAACCTCTCGCTTCGTGATGCAGCCCAGACTCATAAACAAGTGCTGACTGTAAACGGTAAGAATGTGCGCATTACTATTCCTGCGGGAGTAGCAAACGGGCAAGTAATTAAATTGAAAGGTTATGGTGGCGAAGGTGTTAACGGTGGACCTGCCGGAGACTTGTACATAACGTTTGTGATTGCGGATGATTTGGTATTCAAGCGTTTAGGGGATGACTTGTATGTGGATGTGCCTATTGATCTTTATACCGCTATCCTGGGTGGTGACCAATTGGTGGACACTTTGGATGGAAAGGTGAAACTGAAAGTGAAACCCGAAACACAGAACGGTACGAAGGCTCGTTTGAAAGGTAAGGGATTCCCTGTATATAAGAAAGAAGGACAGTTCGGTGACCTCATTGTGACTTATTCCGTGAAACTGCCGACGAACTTGACGGAAGAGCAGAAAGAGTTGTTCCGTAAACTTCAAAGTATGAACTAA
- a CDS encoding energy transducer TonB, giving the protein MKGVIIALCLFCTCGMLNAQNKLPKNGKHVYSYANGNDSIVCFYKNGRLVGQRTEYYPNGQIRLISTYKNGRKLNLKQYYENGALKREEVMNGDSSEGHLYDIDGKELDFIPYIELPQFPGGNAELSKLIAQYTKYPRQAIKDKKQGLVLIKCSIDKEGNPKMAEVVKSVCPELDKEAMRVVGFLTMTYKFTPGKIEGQPANMHFTIPVNFRL; this is encoded by the coding sequence ATGAAGGGAGTCATCATTGCTCTATGTCTATTCTGTACGTGCGGAATGCTGAATGCCCAGAACAAACTTCCGAAAAACGGCAAGCATGTCTATTCATATGCCAACGGAAATGACAGCATAGTATGCTTCTATAAAAACGGAAGATTGGTAGGACAACGGACAGAATATTATCCCAATGGGCAAATACGGTTAATATCAACCTACAAGAATGGGCGCAAGCTGAACTTGAAGCAGTATTATGAAAACGGAGCCTTGAAGCGTGAAGAAGTCATGAACGGCGATTCTTCCGAAGGGCATCTGTATGATATTGACGGTAAAGAACTGGACTTCATTCCTTATATAGAGCTGCCTCAGTTTCCAGGAGGCAATGCCGAGCTATCAAAGCTGATAGCCCAATATACCAAGTATCCTCGGCAGGCCATAAAAGACAAAAAGCAAGGATTGGTCCTCATAAAATGCTCGATAGACAAGGAAGGCAATCCTAAGATGGCAGAAGTTGTGAAGAGCGTTTGCCCCGAACTGGACAAGGAAGCGATGAGAGTAGTAGGTTTCCTGACGATGACTTACAAATTCACTCCCGGGAAGATAGAAGGACAACCGGCTAACATGCACTTCACCATTCCCGTCAATTTTCGTTTATAA
- a CDS encoding acyl-CoA dehydrogenase family protein: MANFYTEVPELKFQLNNPMMERICELKERGYQDKDKFDYAPQDYADAMDSYDKVLEITGEITGEIINPNAEGVDEEGPHCANGRVEYASGTRQNLDAMVKAGLNGMTMPRRFGGLNFPITPYTMCAEIVAAADAGFGNIWSLQDCIETLYEFGNEDQHSRFIPRICAGETMSMDLTEPDAGSDLQSVMLKATFDEKENCWRLNGVKRFITNGDADLHLVLARSEEGTRDGRGLSMFIYDKREGGVDVRRIENKLGIHGSPTCELVYKNAKAELCGDRKLGLIKYVMALMNGARLGIAAQSVGLSQAAYNEGLAYAKDRKQFNKAIIEFPAVYDMLAIMKAKLDAGRALLYQTSRYVDVYKALDDISRERKLTPEERQEQKKYSKLADAFTPLAKGMNSEYANQNAYDCIQIHGGSGFMLEYACQRIYRDARITSIYEGTTQLQTVAAIRYVTNGSYAATLRDYETIPCSEEMQPLMDRLKEMTNKFEAVTNATKEAANQELLDFVARRLYEMAAVCVMSHLLIQDATKAPELFAKSAVVYLNYAEAEVEKHFNFIRKFKAEELESYRK; encoded by the coding sequence ATGGCAAATTTTTATACCGAAGTTCCTGAATTGAAGTTCCAGCTGAACAACCCGATGATGGAACGTATCTGCGAACTGAAAGAGCGCGGATACCAAGATAAAGACAAATTTGACTATGCCCCACAAGATTATGCGGACGCAATGGACTCTTATGATAAGGTTCTTGAAATCACCGGAGAAATCACCGGAGAGATTATCAACCCGAACGCCGAAGGTGTAGATGAAGAAGGTCCTCACTGTGCTAACGGTCGTGTGGAATATGCCAGCGGTACAAGACAGAACCTGGATGCAATGGTGAAAGCCGGACTGAATGGTATGACTATGCCACGCCGTTTCGGTGGTTTGAACTTCCCCATCACTCCGTACACCATGTGTGCCGAGATCGTAGCAGCAGCCGATGCCGGTTTCGGCAATATCTGGTCTCTGCAAGACTGTATCGAAACACTGTATGAATTCGGTAACGAAGATCAGCACAGCCGTTTCATTCCACGTATCTGTGCCGGTGAAACTATGTCTATGGACTTGACAGAACCCGATGCCGGTTCCGATTTGCAGAGTGTAATGTTGAAAGCCACTTTCGACGAAAAAGAAAATTGCTGGCGTCTGAATGGTGTAAAGCGTTTCATCACGAATGGTGATGCAGACTTACACCTCGTACTGGCCCGTTCGGAAGAAGGAACCAGAGATGGTCGTGGATTGTCCATGTTTATCTATGATAAGCGCGAAGGTGGCGTAGATGTACGCCGTATCGAAAATAAATTAGGTATTCACGGTTCTCCAACTTGTGAACTTGTTTATAAGAATGCAAAGGCTGAACTTTGCGGTGATCGTAAACTCGGTTTGATCAAGTATGTAATGGCATTGATGAACGGTGCACGTTTGGGTATTGCCGCACAGTCGGTAGGTCTGTCGCAAGCTGCCTACAACGAAGGCTTAGCTTATGCGAAAGATCGTAAACAGTTCAATAAAGCTATTATTGAATTCCCGGCTGTATATGACATGCTGGCTATCATGAAAGCAAAACTGGATGCCGGACGTGCATTGTTATACCAAACGTCTCGTTACGTAGATGTTTATAAAGCTTTGGATGATATTTCCCGCGAACGTAAGCTGACTCCGGAAGAACGCCAGGAACAGAAGAAATATTCTAAGCTTGCTGATGCTTTCACTCCGCTGGCTAAAGGTATGAACTCAGAATATGCAAATCAGAATGCTTATGATTGTATCCAGATTCACGGCGGTTCCGGTTTCATGTTGGAGTATGCTTGCCAACGCATTTATCGTGATGCACGTATCACCAGCATCTATGAAGGTACTACTCAATTACAGACCGTAGCCGCTATCCGTTACGTAACAAATGGTTCGTATGCTGCTACACTCCGTGATTATGAAACAATTCCTTGCAGTGAAGAAATGCAACCTCTGATGGATCGCCTGAAAGAAATGACAAATAAGTTTGAGGCTGTCACCAATGCAACGAAAGAAGCTGCCAACCAAGAACTGTTGGATTTCGTAGCCCGTCGCCTTTACGAAATGGCGGCTGTATGCGTGATGTCTCATCTTCTCATCCAGGATGCAACCAAAGCTCCTGAGTTGTTCGCGAAATCAGCTGTTGTTTATCTGAACTATGCTGAAGCTGAAGTAGAAAAGCACTTCAATTTCATCCGTAAGTTCAAGGCTGAAGAATTGGAAAGCTATCGCAAGTAA